The window GACAGCCGTGCGGCCGACCTCGCCTCTTGGATGAAGCGTTCGCGGAAGGCCTGGTCGTCGGCCAGGTGCCCGTGCATGATCTTGATCGCGACGCGTCGCTCGAGGCGGACGTCGGTCGCGAGGTACACGGTCGCCATGCCCCCGCGCGCGATGCGGGAGCGGACGCGGTACCGCTGATCGATCATGCGACCGATCATCGGATCCGTGGCGGCGTTGGTGGTCATCGGCGGCATTCTACGAATCGAGACTGCACGGGACCGCACCGGCGCACCGGTCGTGACCCAATCTCGATCTTCCGGATAAGACTCAGAGGGTGGCCAGCCAGCCCTCGGCGGCGCTCGCCCAGTTGGCGTAGGCCTTCGGGTAGGCGGAGAGCTGCACGGCCTGGGCGGCGTCGGTGATGCTCATCGACGACCACCCGGGCACGTCGAGCAGCCCGCGGGTCTTGCCCGCGTTCGGGTTGTTCCGCCCGCCGAAGAACAGCTTCGTCGCGTACGCCGGGTCCTGCAGCTTCGCCGCACTGCCCCAGCCCTGGCTCGGCCGCTGCTGGAACAGCCCGACCGAGTCGCGATCACCGTGGGGCAGGTTGCGCAGGCTCGACTCCTGCATCGCCGCGGCCAACGCCACCACGATGCCGCGGTCGGACACCCCGAGAGAGCGACCGACGGCGACGATGGTGGCCGCGTTCTGGCGCTGCTCGGCACTCAGTCCGACGGCGGCGCTCACCGCGGCACGCGACGGCGCGGCGGCAGTCACCGCGGCGGAGCTCGACGACGGGATGACGAGGGTCTTGCCCGCGTAGATCGTGCTCGTGTAGGTCAGGCCGTTCGCCGACAACAGCGCGGCGACGGAGACGTGGTGGGACGCGGCGATCGAGCCGATCGTGTCGCCCGAGGAGATCTTCACACTCGACTTCGACGAACCCGACGAACCCGACGACGCGGCGGCCGTCGACACCGAGCCGCCACCGGACGAGCCGTGCGGCACCCGGAGGGTCTGGCCGGGGTAGATCACGCTGCGCTGCGAGAGCTTGTTCGCACTGAGGAGCGCCGTCGTCGACACGCCGACCCGCGACGCGATGCCGGACACGGTGTCGCCCGACTTGACGTGGTAGCTCGAGGTGCTGGACCCCGACCCGGACGTCGATCCGGCGCTCGTGGTCGTGCGCGCCGTCGTCACCGCGGGCGTCGACGCCAGGTGCAGCGTCTGCCCGGGGTGGATGATCGTGTTCCAGCCGAGGCCGTTGCGCACCAGGACCTCCTGCGCCGACAGGCCGAAGCGGGCGGCGATGCCCGAGACCGTGTCGCCCTGACGGACCGTGTAGGTCGTGGGGGTCGCTGCCCTCGTCGTCGCGGCGACCGTCCTGACGGTGGTCTGCGCGGGACGTGCGACCGCGGTACCGAAGACCGGGCGGTTGCCGACGTTGCGGTCCTGGTCGACGTGGCGCTTGTGGTTCGCGTCCGCGTCGTCGTGTCGGGGTTCGGCGTGGGCGACCGGGCCGGTCAGACCGGCGGTCACCGCGATCGTGCCCGCGAGGACGATGGGCATGGTCGCGAACCGGGCGGATCGTGCGCGTCGGGCGGCTTCGTCTGCGGCGTTGTCCACGGTTTCTCCTGATCTCGACTGTCCCGTGCGCGTGCATGCGCGCACTCACAGGTGGCACAACGCTGGCATGGTGTGATTCCCAAGTCAACCAGAGAGCCGGATGTGGTGCGTGTGACGAATGTGACGAACGAGGCGTACTCACTCGGTGCCCCGCTCTGGCACCATGGGCGTGTGAGTGCTGCACCCGTCGACGACCTGACCCTCTCCGAGCGCTGGCTGACCGTCCCCGAGCTGGTGGACCTGTTCAGCACCAGCCCCGGTCGGATTCACCGCCTGTTCGAGGAGCGGACCCTGCTGGCGGCTCGCGTCGGTGGCGTCCTGCGCGTGCCGAGCGAGTTCATCGAGGACCGCGAACCCCTGCCCGAGCTGCGTGGCACCCTCACCGTGCTCGGCGACAACGGCTTCACCGACGACGAGGCTGTGCGCTGGATGCTCACCGTCGACGACTCGATGGGCGTCTCGCCCATCGCGGCGCTGCGCGCCGGTCGCAAGGCCGAGGTGCGTCGCGTGGCGCAGTCGCTGCTCTAGACGCGTTCCGGTTGGACGGGAGGCCCGTGGCGGTGTCGCCACGGGCCTCCCGTCTGTCCTGGTGTCGCCTCTAGGACGACCGGCGGCTGACCGTGTCGGCCAGCGACGCGAGCTGCTCGCGTGCCGACGGCGTCAGCGGCGACGCGTCGAGCGCCGCCTTCGCGCGCTGCACGTGCCGGTCGATGGAACGCTCGACGGCGGCGACCGCACCGGACTCGGTGAGGGTGGCGCGGAGCATCTGCACCTGCTCCTCGTCGAGGTCCGGGTCGCCGAGGAGCTCGTCCAGCAGCTGCCGCGGGCCGCTCGCCAGTGCCTTGCGCGCCGAGGCGATGAGCACGGTGCGCTTGCCCTCGCGCAGGTCGTCGCCCGCGGGCTTGCCGGTGACCTCGGGGTCGCCGAACACGCCGAGCATGTCGTCGCGCAGCTGGTAGGCGACGCCGAGGGGGAGCCCGAAGGCGCGGAGCCCCTCGAGCTGCGACCCGCTCGCGCCGGCCACCAGAGCGCCGATGACGAGCGGTGCCTCGATCGAGTACTTCGCCGACTTGAAGACGATGACGCGCTGGGCGCGGAGCAGGTGCTCGGACTCGTCGATGACGGGCCAGGCTGTTTCTTCGTGCACGTCGAGGTACTGGCCCGCGGTGACGTCGAGGCGCATGGCGTGGAACTCCTGGCGCACGATGCGGCCGCGCACCGGGTCGAGGAGTGCGAGGCCCTCGTCGAACACCGAGTCGCTGAGGGAGAGCAGCAGGTCGCCGAGCAACAGTGCCGAGTTCGTGCCGTACTGTCCGCGGTCGCCGACGAAACCGGACTCCTGGTGGAGCGACTCGAAGCGGCGGTGCGCTGCGGGACGCCCGCGACGGGTGTCCGAGCGGTCCATGATGTCGTCGTGCACGAGGGCCGCGGCGTGGAAGACCTCGAGCGCCGCGGCGACCGTGACGATCGCCTCGGCCGTGGTCTGGCGGGAACCCTCGGCGAGCGGGTCGAACGAGCCCGAACGGCCCGCCACCGACTGCCATCCCCAGTAGCAGAACAGCGCCCGGAAGCGCTTGCCGCCGGACAGCAGATCACGGGCGTACAGGTCGAACGGGGCGAGATCGGGGCTGATCGCGAGGAGCCGCTCACGCTGCTCGTCGAGTGCCCGGTCGATACGCGCCGATACGAGGTCCACTAATCGCGTACTCTCAGCCACAGTCCCTACCCTAGTGGAGCGGTTGGGACATAGAATCGGTCCATTCAACCGAGTGTTTTCCAGCCCGGTTGTTCAACCCCGCGTCGATCCCAGGAACAGAGGGAACCCAGATGCCGCTCTCGGAACAGGAGCAGCGCCTTCTCGAAGAGATGGAGCGCAGCCTCTACCAGAACGATTCCGATTTCGTGGCGCGTGTCACACGTCGACAGGGTCGTCCGACGTACACGGCCATCACGCTCGGTGTGCTCGGTGCACTCGCCGGCGTCGCGATCGTCATCGTCGGTCTCGTGATCAAGGCCCCGCTGCTCGGCATCCTCGGCTTCGTCGTGATGCTCGCCGGTGTCCTCTTCGCCTTGCGCCCGGGCATGCGTGCCCCGAAGGCGAAGCCCGCCCGACCGGGTGCTCCTGCGTCCGGTGGATCGGCTCGTCCGGCCAGCGGTGGCGGTGGGTCCTTCATGGACCGGATGAACGACCGCTGGGACAAGCGGAACGACCAGGGGCAGTAACAGCCCTCCACACTCCTCCCTCGTGACGGGGTCGGCCTTCGGGTCGGCCCCGTTTTCGCGTTCGCGGGTGCGAGCGCGGGCGAGCGTCGTCGAGGTTCCGAAATCTCGGGATCTCGCGCGCCCTGGCGTCCGTTCGTAGAACCTCGGCGACTCGCGCACGGCATGTCGTGGAACCTCGGCGCGGTGCCGGCGCCGTGGTGTGAGCAGCCGGGCACCCCGCGCCACATCGAGCCGTGCTCCGCCGCGCCGCCGTGACGCTCCACCGGCTGCGAAAGTCCTCCACTTTCCTCCACGCACTCCGCTCCGGCCCGGATCCGCGCCATGACAGGCATCCGCGGCGATGGCTCAGCCGCGACCGGCGCCTAAACGGCCCCAGAAGGGGTGCCACGGGGCGAAAAGGGAGCGGATTCCTGCGCATGGGGAGGGGAGTGGAGTAAAGTGGGGCCTGCAACGGTCCGGTGGAGCGGAGGGGAGGCCCGACGTGCTGCTCGGTACTCATGCCCCGAAGCTCGACGAGAAGGGTCGCGTGATCCTCCCCGCCAAGTTCCGGGACGAACTGTCCGGGGGGCTCGTGATGACCCGCGGCCAGGAACGCTGCGTCGTGGTCTTCAGCGCCCGGACGTTCGAGGAACTCCACGAGCGCATCCGGACCGCACCGATGACGTCGAAGCGCACCAGGGACTACATGCGCCTGTTCCTCTCGGGGGCCAGCGCCGAGCAGCCCGACAAGCAGAACCGCGTGACGATCCCGCAGAACCTCCGTGAGTACGCGGGGCTCGAGCGGGACCTGACGGTCATCGGCAGCGGTGACCGTGCCGAGATCTGGTCGACCACCGCGTGGGAGGCCTACTACGCCGAAGCCGAAGAGGCGTTCGCCGACAACGACGAGGAGGTGATCCCGGGGATCTTCTGATCCGTGGATCGGGACTCCCAGCCGTGAAGCCCTGACATCACTTCCCCGATGTCAGGTCGCATGGATGGGGATCCGGACCCGCGGCCCAGGAGACGAGGGGCTGCACATGGCCGACAACGACAACGGGACACCACGCTTCCCGCACACGCCGGTGATGCTCGAGCGCATCGTCGACCTGTTCACGCCGACGCTCGACGGACCGGGCAAGGTCGTCGTCGACGCCACGCTCGGCATGGGCGGTCACTCCGAGGGGCTGCTCGAACGGTTCCCGGAGCTGACGCTGATCGGTCTCGACCGCGACACCGATGCCCTCGGCATCGCGGGGGAGCGGCTCGCCCGCTTCGGCGACCGCGTCCGTCTGGTGCACACCGTGTACGACGGCATCGTCGACGCCATCGAGGGCGAGGGCTTCCGTCAGGTCGACGGCGTGCTGTTCGACCTCGGTGTCAGCTCGCTGCAGCTCGACCGGGCCGAGCGCGGCTTCGCCTACAGTCAGGACGCCCCGCTCGACATGCGGATGGACCGGACCGAGGGGCAGACGGCCGCCGACGTCCTGGCCACCTACGACGAGGGCGAGCTGCGCCGCATCTTCCAGCGCTACGGCGAGGAGAAGCTCGCCGGCCGGTACGCCCGCGCCATCGTCGAGCGCCGAGCGAGCGCACCGTTCACGATGTCCGGCGACCTCGTCCAGGTGCTCCACGACGCGACCCCGGTCGCGATCCAGCGCCAGGGCCACCCGGCGAAGCGCGTGTTCCAGGCGCTGCGCATCGAGGTCAACGCCGAGCTCAGCGTCCTCGAGCGCGCGATCCCGGCGGCACTCGACGCCATCGCGGTCGGTGGCCGGATCGTCGTCGAGTCGTACCAGTCGCTCGAGGACCGCATCGTCAAGCGGGCACTCGTGGAGCGCACGAAGTCGAGCGCCCCCGCCGGGCTGCCCGTCGAGCTCCCCGAGCACGCCCCCACCTTCTCCCTGATCGTCAAGGGCGCCGAGCTGGCCGACGAGGCCGAGCGCGCTGCCAACCCCCGAGCAACACCCGTGCGCCTGCGCGCGGCCGAGCGGATCCGGAAGTGACATGAGCACGAACCTCGCACTCGTCGACCCCGCCGTCGTCCCGTCCCGCGCCCCGCGCCCGGACCGACAGAGCCGGCCGGAGCTCGTCGAGGTCACCCCGACCGCGGCGCAGCGTCGTGCACGGCCCCGCATCGGCTACGCCGTCACGGCGGTCGTCGCGCTCGGCATCCTGCTGCTCGCCCAGCTCGGCATCAGCATGGTGCTCAGCCAGGGGGCCTACACGCTGAGCGCCCTCGGCACCGAGCAGACGAACCTCTCCCGCACGCAGCAGTCGCTCTCCGAGGAACTCCGCGTGCTCGACTCGCCGCAGAACCTGGCCCGCAACGCGCAGTCGCTCGGGATGATCGCGAACTCCACGCCGGTGTACCTCGACCCCAAGACGGGCCGGGTGTACGGCACGCCGACGCCCGCGGTCGCCGACCCGGCCACGGCGAGCACGGAGAACCAGGTGCCGAACTCGCTGCTGAACGACGTCCCCCTCGCCGCGAAGCAGGGCGACACGTCGACGAGCAAGGAGACGGGCTCGACCACCGGCAGCGCGAGCACCACCGGCACCGCCGGCAGCGCCGACGCCAAGGCCGATGACGCCGCCGACAGCGCGACGAGCAGCACGGCCGGCAGCGCCGCGTCTGAGAAGACGAGCGGCGCCAGCGCGTCGGACGGGGGTTCCTCGAAGTCCTCCGTAGAGTCCGACGCGAACCAGCTCCAGGCGCCCTCCACCCGGTGACCTGCGGGTCTGCACCACCCTCTGCACCATCCGGGAAGGACCGCACCGCGTGACGAAGACGATCCGCAACCGCCGACTGCGATACAGCATCGTGATGATCGCCGTGATCGCCCTGGTGGGCGTCTTCGTGGTCCGTCTCGTCGACATCCAGGTCGTGCAGGCCTCGGCCCTCAACGAGCAGTCCACCCAGAAGCGCAGCATCCCGGTGACCATCTACGGCACTCGCGGCTCGATCGTGGACCGCAACGGGACCGAACTCGCCGACAGCGTCACCCGGTACAACATCACCACCGCCCCGCGCCTCGTCAAGAAGTTCACGGGCAAGCTCGGTGGGACACGGGTCAAGGACATCAGCGTGTCGACGGCGCTCACCGCCCTGGCGAAGGCCTCCGGCGGCGACGTCGCGACCATGCGGAAGAACATCGCCGCGAACCCGAAGTCGGACTTCGCCTACCTGGTCAAGGGCCTCGACGTGAAGCACTACGAGGCCGTGACCGACCTCGGCATCCCGTGGATCTACAAGGAGCAGCAGGCGTCGCGGGTCTACCCGACGGGCGCGACCACGGGCAACGTGACCGGCTTCATGGGCACCGACGGCGCGCAGGCCGGCCTGGAGTACGCGTACAACAAGTGCCTGGCCGGCACGAACGGCTCGGAGACGTACGAGCGCGGTGAGGACGGCGTCCAGCTCCCGGGCAGCACCGTGACGAAGAAACAGGCCAAGGACGGCGGCACGCTCGTCACCACGATCGACAGCGACCTGCAGTACATGGCGTTGCAGACCATCGCGTCCGCCGCGAAGACCCTGCAGGCGGAGTCCGCGACGGCCACGGTCACGAGCGTGAAGACGGGTGAGCTGCTCGCGGTCGCCGACTACCCGACGGTGGACCCGAACGACGTGGACGCCACCACCGACAAGGGGGCGTTCGGTTCCCGGGCACTCACGGCGAGCTACGAGCCCGGATCGACGATCAAGGCCGCCATCGCCGCTGCCCTGATCGACCAGGGCAAGTCGAGTCCGACCGACCAGGCAGTCGTGCCCTACTCCCGCACGTTCCCCTGGGGCGGCCGCATCCAGGACTCGGAGTTCCACCAGACCGAGAACCTGACCCTGACCGGCATCCTGCAGAACTCGTCGAACGTCGGCATCACCGAGCTCGGCGAGCGGCTGACGGCCCAGCAGCGCTACGACTACATGAAGAAGTTCGGCCTGTTCGAGCCGGAGAGCGCGATCGACTACCCGGGCCAGCCGTCGATGGACTACGGCTCGAGCCCGAACTGGGACCAGCAGACGAACATCAACTCGATGTTCGGCCAGGGCATCTCGACGACCGCGGTCCAGGTCGCCAGCGTGTTCCAGACCATCGCGAACGACGGTGTCCGGATCCCGCTGCACTTCGTCAAGGGGTGCACCACCTCGGACGGCACGACCATCGACGCGCCCGACGTGCAGAAGCAGCGCGTCGTGTCCGCCGACGCCGCGACGCAGGTCACCGACATGCTCCAGAGCGTGGTCACGGGCGGCACGCTCGTGGGCATGAAGCCGATCTCGGGCTACAACATCGCTGCGAAGACCGGTACGGCCGAGGTGGCCGAGGGCTCGAAGGGCTACGGCGGTCAGCGCATCACCTCGGTGGCCGGAATGGCACCCGCCGAAGACCCCCAGTATGTTGTCACGGTGACGTTCACGAAGCCGCAGACCAACAAGTGGTCGAGCGGAGCGGCTCCGGCGTTCCGCACTCTCATGTCCCAGGTGCTCGAGAAGTACCGAGTAGCCCCCTCCGCGTCCGAGGCGAAGCTCTACCCGTCCACGTGGTGAGGAAGAAGGAATACTTGTCCGCACGGATCCCCCCGGTCCTCCGGCCCGAACACCCCACCCCGAGGGCGGTCGCCGAACTCGCGAACGCGTTCGGCCTCCGCGTGGTCGGCTCGGTCGACGCCGTCGAGACGACCGGTGTCACGCTGAGCGCCGCCGAGGTGCAGCCGGGTGACGTCTTCGTCGGCGTGCACGGTGCGAACCGTCACGGTGCGGAGTTCTCCGCCGAGGCCGCCGAGCGCGGTGCCGTCGCCGTCCTGACCGACGACGCCGGTGTGGCGAGCGCGCAGGCCGCCGGTCTGCCGGTGCTCGTCGTGGACGACCCCCGTGCTGCCCTGGGCGACGTGTCGGCCTGGGTCTACCGCACCCACCCGGACGAGGCCACCGACCTGCCGCAGCTGTTCGCCGTCACCGGCACGAACGGCAAGACGAGCACGTCCTACATCCTCGAGGGGATCCTCAAGCAGCTCGGCCTGGTCACCGGCCTGAGCTCGACCGCCGAGCGCCACATCGGCGCGCTCAGCGTGACGAGCCGCCTCACCACGCCCGAGGCCAGCGAGATGCACGCGCTCCTCGCCCGGATGCGCGAGAGCGAGGTGCGCGCGGTCGCCGTCGAGGTGAGCGCACAGGCACTCAGCCGCCACCGGGTCGACGGCATCGTCTTCGACGTCGCAGCCTTCACGAACCTGTCGCACGACCACCTCGACGACTACGCCGACATGGAGGAGTACTACCAGGCGAAGCTCCCGCTGTTCCAGCCCGAGCACGCCCGTCGCGGCGTCGTCTCGCTGGACACCGACTGGGGCCACCGCGTGGTGCAGGACTCCCGCATCCCGGTCACGACGATCACGGTGCACCCGGACGTCGAGGCCGAGTGGCACGTCGACATCGTCGAGGCACACGCTGCCTACACCGAGTTCCGTCTCACCGGTCCCGAGGGTCGCGAGCTCACCACCCGTGTGCCCCTGATCGGCTGGCACATGGCCGCGAACGCCGCACTGGCGATCGTCATGCTGGTCGAGGGCGGCTTCGAGCTCGGTGCGATCGCGCACGCGCTCGAGACGAACCACCGCCGCTACCCCGACGAGGACGAGCGCGAGCAGCGCGGCGAACGGACGAGCGCCATCGAGTGCTACCTGCCCGGCCGGACCGAGCGCGTCTCGGGCGAGCACGGCCCGAGCGTCTACGTCGACTTCGGGCACAGCGCCGACGCCTTCGAGAACACCCTCGCCGCCGTGCGCCAGTTCACGCCGGGCAAGGTCCTCATGCTGTTCGGCGCCGACGGCGACCGTGACACCACGAAGCGCGGCGACATGGCCCGCGTCGCAGCGGC of the Curtobacterium sp. TC1 genome contains:
- a CDS encoding Rv2175c family DNA-binding protein encodes the protein MSAAPVDDLTLSERWLTVPELVDLFSTSPGRIHRLFEERTLLAARVGGVLRVPSEFIEDREPLPELRGTLTVLGDNGFTDDEAVRWMLTVDDSMGVSPIAALRAGRKAEVRRVAQSLL
- the rsmH gene encoding 16S rRNA (cytosine(1402)-N(4))-methyltransferase RsmH → MADNDNGTPRFPHTPVMLERIVDLFTPTLDGPGKVVVDATLGMGGHSEGLLERFPELTLIGLDRDTDALGIAGERLARFGDRVRLVHTVYDGIVDAIEGEGFRQVDGVLFDLGVSSLQLDRAERGFAYSQDAPLDMRMDRTEGQTAADVLATYDEGELRRIFQRYGEEKLAGRYARAIVERRASAPFTMSGDLVQVLHDATPVAIQRQGHPAKRVFQALRIEVNAELSVLERAIPAALDAIAVGGRIVVESYQSLEDRIVKRALVERTKSSAPAGLPVELPEHAPTFSLIVKGAELADEAERAANPRATPVRLRAAERIRK
- a CDS encoding DUF3040 domain-containing protein encodes the protein MPLSEQEQRLLEEMERSLYQNDSDFVARVTRRQGRPTYTAITLGVLGALAGVAIVIVGLVIKAPLLGILGFVVMLAGVLFALRPGMRAPKAKPARPGAPASGGSARPASGGGGSFMDRMNDRWDKRNDQGQ
- a CDS encoding polyprenyl synthetase family protein codes for the protein MAESTRLVDLVSARIDRALDEQRERLLAISPDLAPFDLYARDLLSGGKRFRALFCYWGWQSVAGRSGSFDPLAEGSRQTTAEAIVTVAAALEVFHAAALVHDDIMDRSDTRRGRPAAHRRFESLHQESGFVGDRGQYGTNSALLLGDLLLSLSDSVFDEGLALLDPVRGRIVRQEFHAMRLDVTAGQYLDVHEETAWPVIDESEHLLRAQRVIVFKSAKYSIEAPLVIGALVAGASGSQLEGLRAFGLPLGVAYQLRDDMLGVFGDPEVTGKPAGDDLREGKRTVLIASARKALASGPRQLLDELLGDPDLDEEQVQMLRATLTESGAVAAVERSIDRHVQRAKAALDASPLTPSAREQLASLADTVSRRSS
- the mraZ gene encoding division/cell wall cluster transcriptional repressor MraZ; translation: MLLGTHAPKLDEKGRVILPAKFRDELSGGLVMTRGQERCVVVFSARTFEELHERIRTAPMTSKRTRDYMRLFLSGASAEQPDKQNRVTIPQNLREYAGLERDLTVIGSGDRAEIWSTTAWEAYYAEAEEAFADNDEEVIPGIF
- a CDS encoding peptidoglycan D,D-transpeptidase FtsI family protein; the encoded protein is MTKTIRNRRLRYSIVMIAVIALVGVFVVRLVDIQVVQASALNEQSTQKRSIPVTIYGTRGSIVDRNGTELADSVTRYNITTAPRLVKKFTGKLGGTRVKDISVSTALTALAKASGGDVATMRKNIAANPKSDFAYLVKGLDVKHYEAVTDLGIPWIYKEQQASRVYPTGATTGNVTGFMGTDGAQAGLEYAYNKCLAGTNGSETYERGEDGVQLPGSTVTKKQAKDGGTLVTTIDSDLQYMALQTIASAAKTLQAESATATVTSVKTGELLAVADYPTVDPNDVDATTDKGAFGSRALTASYEPGSTIKAAIAAALIDQGKSSPTDQAVVPYSRTFPWGGRIQDSEFHQTENLTLTGILQNSSNVGITELGERLTAQQRYDYMKKFGLFEPESAIDYPGQPSMDYGSSPNWDQQTNINSMFGQGISTTAVQVASVFQTIANDGVRIPLHFVKGCTTSDGTTIDAPDVQKQRVVSADAATQVTDMLQSVVTGGTLVGMKPISGYNIAAKTGTAEVAEGSKGYGGQRITSVAGMAPAEDPQYVVTVTFTKPQTNKWSSGAAPAFRTLMSQVLEKYRVAPSASEAKLYPSTW
- a CDS encoding Mur ligase family protein, whose product is MSARIPPVLRPEHPTPRAVAELANAFGLRVVGSVDAVETTGVTLSAAEVQPGDVFVGVHGANRHGAEFSAEAAERGAVAVLTDDAGVASAQAAGLPVLVVDDPRAALGDVSAWVYRTHPDEATDLPQLFAVTGTNGKTSTSYILEGILKQLGLVTGLSSTAERHIGALSVTSRLTTPEASEMHALLARMRESEVRAVAVEVSAQALSRHRVDGIVFDVAAFTNLSHDHLDDYADMEEYYQAKLPLFQPEHARRGVVSLDTDWGHRVVQDSRIPVTTITVHPDVEAEWHVDIVEAHAAYTEFRLTGPEGRELTTRVPLIGWHMAANAALAIVMLVEGGFELGAIAHALETNHRRYPDEDEREQRGERTSAIECYLPGRTERVSGEHGPSVYVDFGHSADAFENTLAAVRQFTPGKVLMLFGADGDRDTTKRGDMARVAAAGSDILVVTDHHPRFEDAASIRKTLVDAAREAFPDHELHEVSPPEAAIRLAVGLLGEGDSILWAGPGHQDYRDIAGVRTPYSARDEARQALREAGWEPNSGPAEDLR
- a CDS encoding LysM peptidoglycan-binding domain-containing protein; the encoded protein is MDNAADEAARRARSARFATMPIVLAGTIAVTAGLTGPVAHAEPRHDDADANHKRHVDQDRNVGNRPVFGTAVARPAQTTVRTVAATTRAATPTTYTVRQGDTVSGIAARFGLSAQEVLVRNGLGWNTIIHPGQTLHLASTPAVTTARTTTSAGSTSGSGSSTSSYHVKSGDTVSGIASRVGVSTTALLSANKLSQRSVIYPGQTLRVPHGSSGGGSVSTAAASSGSSGSSKSSVKISSGDTIGSIAASHHVSVAALLSANGLTYTSTIYAGKTLVIPSSSSAAVTAAAPSRAAVSAAVGLSAEQRQNAATIVAVGRSLGVSDRGIVVALAAAMQESSLRNLPHGDRDSVGLFQQRPSQGWGSAAKLQDPAYATKLFFGGRNNPNAGKTRGLLDVPGWSSMSITDAAQAVQLSAYPKAYANWASAAEGWLATL